AAAGCCCACTAATAGTTGGGACAAAATCAATCAGCATTTCCCCAAAACAAACCACTAGGGATGATTCCTTTGTTTCAGGCACCCCATCACCAGGAAATGCTTTTCCTACAATAAATAACAGTTGATAACAGAGCAATTTAGTTCGCATTAAGCAAAAACTAATGTACATGGAAGTTGGTAGGTAGCTTAGGTATTAAAGTCTTTGGTTGTTAAACCATAACCTAATATGGAATCCTGTCTTCACCAAGGCACATTTCAATTATGACCACTGTGACCTCCATTGTGCTCTATCCCTAACCGAGATACGCAGTCAATATAATCATTCCAAAGCATATTCTAGTCCGTTAAAAGTTGATTACCATACCACTTCTTTGGTGTTACGATCACCAGAAATGCACGGATTGGCTCAATCCTGCATATTGATTTGGGATAAGGCCACCATGCCGTGAACCATTGGGCTTATAATTCCTTACCAATTACCAAAACTCATTCACCTATCTTCACACCCCAAATTACCTTGCTCTCTCTTTCTGACGTGTTGTATTGCAGCTCCTCGTTCTCTTGTTTTTTCAGTTGTCTTAATGAGACTAATTTTGTGATTCCCAGAATCCTCGTAAAATGGTAAAAAAGCCATACATGTTTCAGGTATAagtttctcttccttttttcctttacGTAATGGCTCCACGTTTGCTTTATGTTTTTACTCGTCAAATATTACCAATCCACATTTCTGTTGCTTTTACTCAGATTGTAGCATTTAAAGTCAAAGAATTTCACCATCCTCTGAATTAAACAAACGAATTCCGATCTCATCTTCAATCAACAAGGGGCAATTACAACAATCATACTACCATTTCTTCATTTTCAGCAACAGTGTCTTCAACaaagtttcttcttcttcttcttttttttttttttgagagagagggagggggggaggggggaggcGGGGGGCGCGGGGTTCATGTTTGGTCTCCTCTGTTAAGTATTGTCTTTCAATGTATGTGGTTCTTACACCGGCAATGAAATGTCAACGCCCACAAAGTTACCAACTTAAACGCTAACGCACATCAGCATCGATTCTGAGAGCTGTTGATTTAAACACAGAAGAATCACAGggaccaaaaccaaaaaaaaaaaaaaaagaaaaaagaaaaagtaccaCTTTAATCTTTGTTTGGCTGGTCAACTCGAGAAAAAATGATGAAGAGAGTCATGAGAGTCATGTAAACAACTGAATAAATTACCTTGCAGATTCAAGCAAGCGATCGAAGCAGTCGAGAGGCAAGAAAAACTCGACGCTTTGACACCCCGTTGACTATTAAACCCTACTGAATTACGAGAGCCCGAGGCCACACTGCTGAAGCAGAAAGCACTTAAATGAAGAGCCATCAAGCAAGCACAACCGAGTATCAATCGATCTTGATCTCTAAACGACAACAAGAACACACTTTTTTATAcggcaccaaaaaaaaaaccatgaagCAGGAAAGCAGCAAGTACTGATTGTCAATGGTGTTTCAGACTGATACGATCAACGTCATACAATATATTGAGTTAGGAAGGAAAAATACTACTTCATCCCTTAATTTTaccttttaaaattatgttcgaatattttaaatattttaaaaactttcattttatttaatgattaaaaattttattattaatgaaattgcattttttttaataattaaagatgttaaaaaaatatttaaaaaaaattaaactacaCATTTATATTAGCGGTAGGTAGGTGGCCCACTAGCACCTCCTTGAGCATAGACATAGGAGGTGTTAAAATCGATGGGTCGGTCCGTGAGAATGAAGATTCGGATAAAATGAATGGATACTTCTACAGCCACCGAAGTTTGATCCGATGGATACTGACCGGCTGTAGCCACgtgtttttatattaaaaaaaaaaatgaatttgagaTTATGAAATATACTactagagcattggcattggtttcatcaaaagccaatacatctttaaaatttgatgaatataCATAAAACTGACCTGTATTGGATTCAGTAAAAGCAATTCGCTCAAGATTTGAGCTACAGTGATTCATTCActtccttcatatttaaaaggcTACTGTGTCACATTCAtccttatattttattgtaattttaatacaTAGCCggttaattttctctctctctcctttccctccCTGCGTCTTTCTCccctcctttctctctttctctcgtttTCGTCCGAGCTCAGAAAATCGAAAGGGACTATTCTCCTCCACGCAAAATCAAAGCAAATCCATGGTTTCTCTCCTCAAATCAGGTGcgatcttcttctccattttcttcccatgttttttgctctctctctttctctatttctctctgtaACGGTATTTCCTCACCGATTcttccccttttcttttcttcacgTAGAAGCAAAGTGATTTACTCGGTTGCTTCCTTCAGCACTTGGCGCAACCTTCTGCTCCCTTCAAGTTCGTCTCCTCTCCTAATTTCTGCAACCCTAGGtctatctttcatttttttttgtttgtttgtttgtttgttttgttttgttttgaggtGGAGCGGAGGGTGGTTTTTGTGGTGGTGGGTCTAGGAGAGGATGGATTGTGGATAATGGGGTGTTAGAGAGCGGGTCATGATGCAGTGAACATGTTCACTTTTCAGCCTATGGATCGGAGAGCGAGGGTGAGGTTGAGAGAGGAGGCGAGAGGAAAGATGGATAGAAACTGTGGGGTCTATACTTATTAAGCATTCGGATAGGAGAGGATCTgtttggaggaaaaaaaaaaaaggaaaaaggggcTACGAATTTATACCCTTAACaaaattcccttaacaaaatctgtcAAGCATTCTCTTACTTTCTATCTTCTTTTGTCCTCTCTCCCCTTAACAAAATAGATAAAATGGCCATGAGATATATCCTTTTTATCGTAACATTTTCTAATATGTGAATCTCAGTGTATTAGATGCTGCCCGTGATTAATGTGAGCATCAACACTAAATAAAGTATAACCCAATACTATATTTTCAAAGTGATCATCTCTATCgtttctatttccttttcttaGTGGTTGTATCTGTCTTCCATGCCTTCCTAATTGCGTTAATCTTATTGCAATGAATAGCTTTGTATGTTTAATTtagttagattttattatttaaataaaatatatttggggtatttcaaataaatatacttACTTCCTTATATAATAGTACCTTGTACATTGATGGAGAATGTCAactcattaaaatatatgaagaaGAAATTAGTGTATACAAGTAGTTTACATGCAGGCAATTATTCATGCCTAGCTAGTGAGGAGTAGCAAGATTATTGGTGTTACACAGGTCATCTTGGAGCGAaaattttctgtttcttttcttgCCTATTCATGCCTATATAATACTACCCTGTTTCTTTTCTTGCCCATGTTTTCTTCGACACTACATACCACTGTGTGAGGTTCATTggatattagatttatttggtCACATAGTAGATGCTGACCATGCTTAACTAGAAAATTGTTTGGTCACATGGTAGATGCTGACTATGCTTAAAAACAACCTTCAAGAgtaaaacatcatttaaaacaaagggaaaacaaaatttttgtaGCTGTTGGGAACATGTGGAGCATGTCAAAGGTAACTGAATTGTATGATGAAGATTGCAGCTGCCTCCAAAATAAACTGCTTttatttcaatctttttatatatagttaaatatttCCTAAGCTACAAGCTAAAATCTGAATCTATTTACACCAAACCTGCTGGATCCAGGttggtcttttcttttctttttcttttttccaagtaGAAGGGCTGCTACATATGTAAAGCATTTTAACCATCTCACAGCCTAGTACTAATTTCATTATACCAACACATTAAGTATTTATTTCCCCTCTATTTTGGGTCACGGGCAGGGCCAGTCAGATTGTGGGGTACACTCCACATAAAACCATTTGGCTAAGCATTTTTAGAGTTCCAATATAccaagtatataaaaatatcatatttatcttACTACACTTAACTTTGGTGGCTTCCAATGCATATGACTGACtttggttttattaattttgtgattttctaAGGTGCACTCAGTCTTGCTTTTGGCTCTAGCAACCACACAGATTCTGGTATTGTATTTTCTGGATCCATAACATCTGAAAACTAACTCATGTGTGCTTATAACATTTAGTATTGATTCTTTCTGGTATGAGATTGCTATTCATGCAAAAAAATGGTAAACCTGTTTtggactttaaaaaataaaaatgttatagttGAAATGTACTTCAAAGATTGCTATTTATGTAGAATTTCAGATTTAAGTAGAATTTCAATGAGGTGTTCTGTTTTTATTAGTCAAAAATCTCTATGAGGTGGTACTGTTTTTGTGTCTTAGTAGCAGATTTAAGTAGAATTTCagacttaaatttttaaaagtgtTCTGTTTTTTTATACTGTTTTTGTGTCTTACTAGCAGATTTTTTCGTGTCAATTGCAGTCATGTACTGCTATATATGCTGATGTTAAAAGCTTGAAATGTACTGTCTTGTTTATTGTGCTGAGTTGTATGTGCTGCTTTGTCTGAcaacttataaattataattctcCTAGGATGGACAATCTGTTGAATGAGGACCCACTCTTCAACACTCTCTTACAAAGTGGAGGAGAAGGTCCTATTACCACTCAAACATTCTCACAGCATTCTAATGTTGTGGTCGCTTCAACCCCCCTTCATGGTGGAAAGAGGCCTCCCacaaaaaaagttcaaagaggAGCTTCTTTCACTGTTGAGGAGGATAATGTACTTGTCTCTGGTTGGCTCAACATTAGTATTGATACCATTCAGGGAACTGATCAGAAATCCACTCAAATGTGGGAGAGGGTTTCTGAATTTTATCACGAATATAAAAAACCACAAACTATGAACCGTTCGGTTGAATCATTGATCAATCGTTGGTCCATGATTCAGAAAtgcacaaataagttttgtttATATCTAGCTCAAGTAGAGTCATTGCACCCAAGTGGTGCAACCGAACAAGATAAGGTATGTAcacttttcttttaataatatagtctatttatgaaaaaagatttattatttgacactattctttaaaacttttttcagATTGAAAAGGCAAAAATATTGTACAAAGAGATGGAACGAGGAAATTTCACAATGGACCATTCTTGGAATCTTTTGAGACAccaacccaaatggcatcaacATATGAATACGCTGAATACGAGGAGAAAGCCACATGATAAACGTCATTCCAATGAgcagtcaagtgaagttttgggcGATATTGTGGAGGAGCATGTTGAAAGACCTGCTGGAAAAAAGGCTGAAAAGGAAAACTTGAGGAAGCGAAAAGCTCAAGAATCATCTGATGCTGATTTCAACATGGCATTAGGAGCAATGACCGAGGATAGACGATTGTTCATGGCGGAGAGAAGAGAATGGCAGACGAAGGTTGATCGCGATAGATGTGCACAACTGGAGCTTGATAAAAGAAAGTTCGATGCTGAGATGATGAGCAAGGATCTTTCTGGTATGAATGTCATGCAGCAAGCCTACTTCCATAaagttcagaaaaaaaaaattgggaagaGTCAATGAGTGATTCAGATGGTATATCTGAATGACCCAAACAATTATCCAGCTTCTAG
This is a stretch of genomic DNA from Carya illinoinensis cultivar Pawnee chromosome 3, C.illinoinensisPawnee_v1, whole genome shotgun sequence. It encodes these proteins:
- the LOC122302684 gene encoding glutathione S-transferase T3-like; protein product: MDNLLNEDPLFNTLLQSGGEGPITTQTFSQHSNVVVASTPLHGGKRPPTKKVQRGASFTVEEDNVLVSGWLNISIDTIQGTDQKSTQMWERVSEFYHEYKKPQTMNRSVESLINRWSMIQKCTNKFCLYLAQVESLHPSGATEQDKIEKAKILYKEMERGNFTMDHSWNLLRHQPKWHQHMNTLNTRRKPHDKRHSNEQSSEVLGDIVEEHVERPAGKKAEKENLRKRKAQESSDADFNMALGAMTEDRRLFMAERREWQTKVDRDRCAQLELDKRKFDAEMMSKDLSASSGCLATRLPEEACGWAATMNG